ggccggcgggacGGAGCGGGGCGTGGCGGGCAGGGGGAGTCCCGGGGCGCCGATCGGGAGTGGGACGAGGCGGGGGATGGCGGGGGCAGCGGGCGCGGGCTCGGCGTGCGAGCCGCAGCGTGGCAAGCGCCGGTGtcggggccgggcagggggcACCCCCCGAGCATCCCCCTGGGCGGGAGGAAGCccaagcagcagggagaggctgcgCAAGGGGGCACTGGGGCATGCCAGGCGGGGcgcagcacagcagccccagggcagcatcGGGCCTGCTGGAGGCACTGATTTCCTCCTCgtcctcgtcctcctcctcctgctcctgctcctggcagcccgACGGCACCTGCGTGCCCATGGAGGTGGTGCTGATGGAGAAGGTGGGCTCTGGCTGCCACAACATCATCGAGCTCCTTGACTGGTTCGAGCTGCCTGACAGCTTCGTGCTGGTGATGGAGCGTCCGGAGGCATCGCAGGATCTCCTGCagttcctgctggagcaggagttCCTGTGCGAGGAGATGGCGCGCTGGCTTTtctgccaggtgctggaggccgTGCGGCACTGCACCGCCTGCGGCGTCCTGCACCGGGACATCAAGCCGGAGAATCTCCTCGTGGACCCGGAGAGCGGCGACCTGAAGCTCATCGACTTCGGTTGCGGCACcttcctccaggagcagcccttcACGCACTTTGCCGGTGAGCCCAGGGCCCGGGCCCTGCTCCCGGTGCCAGGCGCTGCACGGCGCCACTGCCTGGGGGGCTGCGGGCTGCGGCCTTCAGCCGGCTGCCCTTTGGCGCGGGGCAGAGGCCGTGCCCCGGgagccggctgccggctggcGGCCGATAGAGGGGGGCGGCAAAagccggctgccggccccttGGCTGGGCAGGCCGGCAAGGGCTCGGGCCGCTGCTGCGCCGGCCCTCTTTGCCTGGCAGAATGGTTCCTTGGCTCTGGCCGGCCGGCTGG
The genomic region above belongs to Motacilla alba alba isolate MOTALB_02 chromosome 9, Motacilla_alba_V1.0_pri, whole genome shotgun sequence and contains:
- the LOC119704598 gene encoding uncharacterized protein LOC119704598 translates to MPGGAQHSSPRAASGLLEALISSSSSSSSSCSCSWQPDGTCVPMEVVLMEKVGSGCHNIIELLDWFELPDSFVLVMERPEASQDLLQFLLEQEFLCEEMARWLFCQVLEAVRHCTACGVLHRDIKPENLLVDPESGDLKLIDFGCGTFLQEQPFTHFAGEPRARALLPVPGAARRHCLGGCGLRPSAGCPLARGRGRAPGAGCRLAADRGGRQKPAAGPLAGQAGKGSGRCCAGPLCLAEWFLGSGRPAGGRRVASGGKLWRRVGAARAWARRLARGSARPRPAPGQRRPSPLGTHAYSPPEWICVGCYRGHAATIWSLGVLLYVMVCGSLPFRDDREIVLGQLFFGQQVSPGGCPASRRRALADGGAQDRVALTRLGGRSICPQGPALGGGPVPPCRSPARGRVGREAGAAPRACSEAGAPRWPGPAGREPRASDRPALSGFSPQSANT